The following proteins are encoded in a genomic region of Corylus avellana chromosome ca4, CavTom2PMs-1.0:
- the LOC132178741 gene encoding myb-related protein 330-like, with translation MGRSPCCEKEHTNKGAWTKEEDERLINYIKLHGEGCWRSLPKAAGLLRSGKSCKLRWMNYLRPDLKRGNFTEKEDELIINLHSLLGNKWSLIARRLPGRTDYEIKNYCKTHIKRKLYSRGVDPPTHRPLNAGATSTKSATAINTTSSENNTNNSNNDNNRDC, from the exons ATGGGAAGATCTCCTTGCTGTGAGAAAGAGCACACCAACAAAGGAGCTTGGACTAAGGAGGAAGACGAGCGCCTCATCAATTACATCAAACTTCATGGGGAAGGCTGCTGGCGTTCTCTTCCAAAAGCCGCTG gtttgcTTAGATCTGGCAAGAGTTGCAAACTGAGGTGGATGAACTACCTTAGGCCTGATCTCAAGAGAGGAAACTTCACTGAAAAGGAAGACGAGCTCATCATCAACCTTCACAGCTTACTTGGAAACAA ATGGTCTCTTATTGCCAGGCGCTTGCCAGGAAGAACTGATTATGAGATAAAGAATTATTGCAAGACTCACATCAAAAGAAAGCTCTACAGCCGTGGAGTTGATCCTCCAACTCACCGCCCCCTCAACGCCGGCGCCACCTCAACCAAAAGCGCCACCGCCATCAACACCACGAGTAGCGAGAACAACACCAACAACAGCAATAACGACAATAATAGAGATTGCTGA
- the LOC132179980 gene encoding mitogen-activated protein kinase kinase kinase 17-like: protein MARDCQCTFLHPDEWVKGKLIGSGSFGSVHLAMSKATGGLFVVKSTESGAGIKALENEASILQSLNSQYIIRCLGQDLSSGGHKLNVFMEYMAGGSLSDVAEKFGGVLEEEVIQLYAREILLGLKYLHENGIVHCDLKCKNVLLGSSGDIKLADFGCAKRLKEIKANGLRAAGSWQSIGGTPLWMAPEVLRNEGMDFASDIWSLGCTVVEMGTGRPPWSDEISNPMAAVLKIACSSETPKCPIQFSKEGVDFLDKCFKRDPRERWTAEELLNHPFVSRNSMKRHTRKQQHTCSPASIFDIGIHDSNDYDDSESTNGDELPSKNPFSRSCGERERTARRELAESDLASSEIWITVRSGGCF from the coding sequence ATGGCCAGAGATTGCCAATGCACTTTTCTTCATCCTGATGAATGGGTGAAGGGCAAGTTGATTGGATCAGGGTCTTTTGGCTCTGTCCACTTGGCCATGAGCAAAGCCACTGGAGGACTATTTGTTGTGAAATCTACAGAGTCTGGGGCTGGAATTAAGGCCTTGGAGAATGAGGCTAGCATCCTCCAGAGCTTGAATTCTCAGTACATTATCCGGTGTCTAGGGCAGGACTTGTCGAGCGGTGGACACAAACTCAATGTCTTCATGGAGTACATGGCTGGGGGGAGTTTGTCAGATGTGGCAGAAAAATTTGGTGGGGTGCTAGAAGAAGAGGTGATTCAGTTGTATGCAAGAGAGATTCTTCTTGGTCTGAAGTATCTTCATGAGAATGGGATTGTGCATTGTGATCTCAAGTGCAAGAATGTGCTTTTAGGCTCATCTGGAGACATCAAATTGGCTGATTTTGGCTGTGCAAAGAGGCTGAAGGAAATTAAGGCTAATGGGCTTCGAGCAGCAGGTTCATGGCAATCTATTGGTGGGACTCCATTGTGGATGGCTCCTGAAGTTTTGAGAAATGAAGGGATGGATTTTGCTTCTGATATTTGGTCATTGGGATGCACAGTTGTTGAAATGGGAACTGGCAGGCCTCCTTGGAGTGATGAGATTTCAAATCCAATGGCTGCAGTTCTGAAGATTGCATGCAGCAGTGAGACACCTAAGTGTCCAATTCAGTTCTCAAAGGAGGGGGTGGATTTTTTGGACAAGTGCTTCAAGAGAGACCCCAGAGAAAGATGGACAGCTGAGGAATTgctcaaccatccctttgtttcGAGGAATTCAATGAAGAGACACACAAGAAAGCAGCAACACACATGCTCACCAGCAAGTATCTTCGACATTGGAATTCATGATTCAAATGATTATGATGATTCAGAGAGTACTAATGGAGACGAGTTGCCAAGCAAAAACCCATTTTCAAGGTCTTGtggtgaaagagagagaacagcAAGAAGAGAGCTGGCAGAGAGTGACTTGGCTTCATCAGAGATTTGGATTACTGTCAGGTCTGGTGGATGCTTTTAA
- the LOC132178805 gene encoding uncharacterized protein LOC132178805 isoform X1, producing MFQEKTLENGFVEEEREHTKSSTNKVDPGKPASLTWQRMLNDEEIAISQFTLSLREIVQMAPIGFRLWRHIREEAAKGNGVFINPFAKHFVTSCHGVPLGGMGAGSIGRSYRGEFQRWQLFPRICEEKPVLANQFSVFVSRSSGEKYSTVLCPGSPEVLKDTAVSGIGSWDWNLNGYNSTYHALFPRAWTVYEGEPDPDLRIVCRQISPVIPHNYKESSFPVSAFTFTLHNSGKTAADVTLLFTWANSVGGLSEFSGQHSNSRIMVKDGVHGVLLHHKTANGQPPVTFAIAAEETDGIHVSECPCFLISGNSQGISAKEMWQEIKEYGSFDRLNSTKPAVPSEPGSSIGAAIAASITIPANATRSVTFSLAWDCPEVNFLSGKTYYRRYTKFYGTHGDAAARIAHDAILEHDHWESQIEAWQRPILDDKRLPEWYPITLFNELYFLNSGGTVWTDGSPPVHSLVSIVKRKFSLDRSRSGLKDIVDVYHQNDTAADVLERMTSKLEQIHTTISSNSALGTNLLQKGEENIGQFLFLEGIEYHMWNTNDVSFYSSFALVMLFPKIELSIQRDFAAAVMMHDPSKMKLLHDGQLVPRKVLGAVPHDIGINDPWFEVNAYNLYNTDRWKDLNPKFVLQVYRDVVATGDKKFAEAVWPSVYVAMAYMDQFDKDKDGMIENEGFPDQTYDTWSVSGVSAYSGGLWVAALQAASAMAREVGDKGSEDYFWFKFQRAKAVYEKLWNGSYFNFDCSGGNASSSIQADQLAGQWYARACGLFPIVDEDKARSALEKVYNYNVLKVKDGRRGAVNGMLPDGTVDMSCMQSREIWSGVTYAVAATMIHEDMIDMAFQTAGGIHEAAWSKEGLGYSFQTPEGWNTKDQCRSLCYMRPLAIWAMQWALTRTNIFEPEIKPEVKEDSLFRQHSGFSKVSRLLKLPEEATSRSLLQVAYDYTKKKIGM from the exons ATGTTTCAGGAGAAGACGCTGGAAAATGGTTTTGTTGAAGAAGAGAGGGAACATACTAAGTCTTCAACTAATAAG GTTGACCCCGGGAAGCCTGCATCTCTGACCTGGCAGCGAATGTTAAATGATGAGGAAATTGCCATTTCACAGTTCACTCTAAGTTTGAGAGAGATAGTTCAGATG GCTCCAATAGGATTTCGGCTGTGGCGTCATATCAGAGAAGAGGCTGCTAAAGGAAAT GGAGTCTTTATAAATCCATTTGCTAAGCACTTTGTAACATCTTGTCATGGCGTTCCCTTGGGTGGTATGGG tGCAGGAAGCATTGGTAGAAGTTACAGGGGCGAGTTTCAGCGCTGGCAACTATTCCCCAGAATATGTGAAGAGAAACCAGTTTTAGCAAATCAATTTTCG GTATTTGTTTCGCGCTCAAGTGGTGAAAAGTATTCTACGGTACTGTGCCCGGGGAGTCCAGAGGTGCTTAA AGACACTGCAGTTTCAGGTATTGGATCTTGGGACTGGAATCTGAATGGATACAACTCTACATATCATGCTCTATTCCCAAGGGCTTGGACTGTATATGAGG GTGAACCTGACCCGGACCTTAGAATAGTTTGTCGTCAAATTTCGCCTGTTATCCCCCATAATTACAAGGAGAGCAGCTTCCCTGTCTCAGCGTTTACTTTCACG cTGCACAATTCTGGAAAGACTGCTGCAGATGTTACCTTGCTGTTCACATGGGCA AATTCTGTTGGAGGACTTTCTGAATTTTCTGGTCAGCACTCCAATTCTAGAATAAT GGTGAAGGATGGTGTGCATGGTGTACTTCTACATCACAA GACAGCAAATGGACAACCCCCTGTGACCTTTGCAATTGCAGCAGAGGAGACAGATGGTATTCACGTCTCTGAGTGCCCCTGCTTTTTGATATCGGGTAACTCTCAGGGTATTTCAGCAAAAGAGATGTGGCAGGAAATAAAGGAG TATGGATCATTTGACCGGCTTAATTCCACCAAACCGGCAGTGCCTTCAGAACCAGGATCATCTATTGGGGCAGCTATTGCTGCTTCTATTACAATTCCAGCAAATGCCACTCGTTCTGTTACATTCTCATTGGCATGGGACTGCCCTGAAGTAAACTTTTTGAGTGGAAAAACTTATTACAG GCGTTACACAAAATTTTATGGTACTCATGGTGATGCTGCTGCCAGGATTGCACATGATGCTATTCTCG AGCATGACCATTGGGAGTCCCAGATAGAAGCATGGCAAAGGCCAATTCTTGATGACAAGAGGCTTCCTGAATG GTACCCTATCACTCTCTTTAATGagctttattttcttaattcagGGGGTACAGTTTGGACAG ATGGATCACCTCCGGTGCATAGTTTAGTAAGCATTGTAAAAAGGAAGTTTTCCCTTGACAGGTCCAGATCAGGTTTGAAGGACATTGTTGATGTATACCATCAAAATGATACTGCTGCTGATGTCCTTGAAAGGATGACTTCAAAACTTGAGCAAATTCACACTACAATCTCATCAAATTCTGCATTGGGGACAAATCTGCttcaaaaaggagaagaaaacatTGGGcaattcctttttcttgaagGGATTGAATATCACATGTGGAACACCAATGATGTCAGTTTTTACTCATCTTTTGCATTAGTTATGCTATTTCCAAAAATTGAACTTAGCATCCAAAGAGACTTTGCAGCGGCAGTAATGATGCATGATCCCAGTAAGATGAAACTTTTACACGATGGACAGTTGGTCCCTAGAAAGGTTCTTGGAGCTGTTCCTCATGATATTGGAATCAATGATCCATGGTTTGAAGTAAATGCTTATAACCTTTACAACACCGATAGGTGGAAAGACTTGAATCCAAAATTTGTTCTCCAAGTTTACAGGGATGTGGTTGCCACTGGTGATAAGAAGTTTGCAGAAGCTGTTTGGCCCTCTGTTTATGTTGCAATGGCTTATATGGACCAATTTGACAAGGACAAAGATGGAATGATTGAGAATGAAGGCTTCCCTGATCAAACTTACGATACATGGTCTGTATCTGGGGTGAGTGCATATAGTGGTGGCTTGTGGGTGGCAGCCTTGCAGGCTGCATCAGCCATGGCACGTGAAGTAGGTGATAAGGGTTCCGAGGATTacttttggtttaaatttcagaGGGCAAAGGCCGTGTATGAGAAGCTATGGAATGGTTCCTACTTCAATTTTGACTGTAGTGGAGGAAATGCAAGTTCTTCTATTCAAGCTGATCAATTAGCTGGGCAATG GTATGCTAGAGCCTGTGGTCTTTTCCCTATTGTTGATGAAGACAAGGCTAGAAGTGCACTAGAAAAGGTCTATAATTACAATGTCTTAAAGGTGAAGGATGGAAGGCGGGGGGCTGTCAATGGGATGCTACCTGATGGAACGGTTGACATGTCGTGTATGCAATCGAGAGAAATATGGTCCGGAGTCACATACGCCGTTGCTGCAACGATGATCCATGAAGATATGATTGATATGGCATTTCAGACTGCAGGTGGAATCCATGAAGCTGCATGGTCCAAAGAAGGACTTGG CTATTCTTTTCAAACTCCAGAAGGTTGGAACACCAAGGACCAATGCAGATCTCTATGTTACATGCGCCCTTTGGCCATATGGGCCATGCAGTGGGCACTAACaagaacaaatatttttgaGCCAGAGATTAAACCAGAAGTGAAGGAAGATTCTTTATTTAGGCAACATTCTGGATTCTCCAAAGTTTCTCGCCTTTTAAAGTTGCCTGAAGAGGCAACATCTAGAAGTCTTTTACAAGTTGCATATGACTACACTAAGAAGAAAATTGGGATGTAA
- the LOC132178805 gene encoding uncharacterized protein LOC132178805 isoform X2, giving the protein MPPLFFRLHKVDPGKPASLTWQRMLNDEEIAISQFTLSLREIVQMAPIGFRLWRHIREEAAKGNGVFINPFAKHFVTSCHGVPLGGMGAGSIGRSYRGEFQRWQLFPRICEEKPVLANQFSVFVSRSSGEKYSTVLCPGSPEVLKDTAVSGIGSWDWNLNGYNSTYHALFPRAWTVYEGEPDPDLRIVCRQISPVIPHNYKESSFPVSAFTFTLHNSGKTAADVTLLFTWANSVGGLSEFSGQHSNSRIMVKDGVHGVLLHHKTANGQPPVTFAIAAEETDGIHVSECPCFLISGNSQGISAKEMWQEIKEYGSFDRLNSTKPAVPSEPGSSIGAAIAASITIPANATRSVTFSLAWDCPEVNFLSGKTYYRRYTKFYGTHGDAAARIAHDAILEHDHWESQIEAWQRPILDDKRLPEWYPITLFNELYFLNSGGTVWTDGSPPVHSLVSIVKRKFSLDRSRSGLKDIVDVYHQNDTAADVLERMTSKLEQIHTTISSNSALGTNLLQKGEENIGQFLFLEGIEYHMWNTNDVSFYSSFALVMLFPKIELSIQRDFAAAVMMHDPSKMKLLHDGQLVPRKVLGAVPHDIGINDPWFEVNAYNLYNTDRWKDLNPKFVLQVYRDVVATGDKKFAEAVWPSVYVAMAYMDQFDKDKDGMIENEGFPDQTYDTWSVSGVSAYSGGLWVAALQAASAMAREVGDKGSEDYFWFKFQRAKAVYEKLWNGSYFNFDCSGGNASSSIQADQLAGQWYARACGLFPIVDEDKARSALEKVYNYNVLKVKDGRRGAVNGMLPDGTVDMSCMQSREIWSGVTYAVAATMIHEDMIDMAFQTAGGIHEAAWSKEGLGYSFQTPEGWNTKDQCRSLCYMRPLAIWAMQWALTRTNIFEPEIKPEVKEDSLFRQHSGFSKVSRLLKLPEEATSRSLLQVAYDYTKKKIGM; this is encoded by the exons ATGCCCCCACTATTTTTCAGATTACA TAAGGTTGACCCCGGGAAGCCTGCATCTCTGACCTGGCAGCGAATGTTAAATGATGAGGAAATTGCCATTTCACAGTTCACTCTAAGTTTGAGAGAGATAGTTCAGATG GCTCCAATAGGATTTCGGCTGTGGCGTCATATCAGAGAAGAGGCTGCTAAAGGAAAT GGAGTCTTTATAAATCCATTTGCTAAGCACTTTGTAACATCTTGTCATGGCGTTCCCTTGGGTGGTATGGG tGCAGGAAGCATTGGTAGAAGTTACAGGGGCGAGTTTCAGCGCTGGCAACTATTCCCCAGAATATGTGAAGAGAAACCAGTTTTAGCAAATCAATTTTCG GTATTTGTTTCGCGCTCAAGTGGTGAAAAGTATTCTACGGTACTGTGCCCGGGGAGTCCAGAGGTGCTTAA AGACACTGCAGTTTCAGGTATTGGATCTTGGGACTGGAATCTGAATGGATACAACTCTACATATCATGCTCTATTCCCAAGGGCTTGGACTGTATATGAGG GTGAACCTGACCCGGACCTTAGAATAGTTTGTCGTCAAATTTCGCCTGTTATCCCCCATAATTACAAGGAGAGCAGCTTCCCTGTCTCAGCGTTTACTTTCACG cTGCACAATTCTGGAAAGACTGCTGCAGATGTTACCTTGCTGTTCACATGGGCA AATTCTGTTGGAGGACTTTCTGAATTTTCTGGTCAGCACTCCAATTCTAGAATAAT GGTGAAGGATGGTGTGCATGGTGTACTTCTACATCACAA GACAGCAAATGGACAACCCCCTGTGACCTTTGCAATTGCAGCAGAGGAGACAGATGGTATTCACGTCTCTGAGTGCCCCTGCTTTTTGATATCGGGTAACTCTCAGGGTATTTCAGCAAAAGAGATGTGGCAGGAAATAAAGGAG TATGGATCATTTGACCGGCTTAATTCCACCAAACCGGCAGTGCCTTCAGAACCAGGATCATCTATTGGGGCAGCTATTGCTGCTTCTATTACAATTCCAGCAAATGCCACTCGTTCTGTTACATTCTCATTGGCATGGGACTGCCCTGAAGTAAACTTTTTGAGTGGAAAAACTTATTACAG GCGTTACACAAAATTTTATGGTACTCATGGTGATGCTGCTGCCAGGATTGCACATGATGCTATTCTCG AGCATGACCATTGGGAGTCCCAGATAGAAGCATGGCAAAGGCCAATTCTTGATGACAAGAGGCTTCCTGAATG GTACCCTATCACTCTCTTTAATGagctttattttcttaattcagGGGGTACAGTTTGGACAG ATGGATCACCTCCGGTGCATAGTTTAGTAAGCATTGTAAAAAGGAAGTTTTCCCTTGACAGGTCCAGATCAGGTTTGAAGGACATTGTTGATGTATACCATCAAAATGATACTGCTGCTGATGTCCTTGAAAGGATGACTTCAAAACTTGAGCAAATTCACACTACAATCTCATCAAATTCTGCATTGGGGACAAATCTGCttcaaaaaggagaagaaaacatTGGGcaattcctttttcttgaagGGATTGAATATCACATGTGGAACACCAATGATGTCAGTTTTTACTCATCTTTTGCATTAGTTATGCTATTTCCAAAAATTGAACTTAGCATCCAAAGAGACTTTGCAGCGGCAGTAATGATGCATGATCCCAGTAAGATGAAACTTTTACACGATGGACAGTTGGTCCCTAGAAAGGTTCTTGGAGCTGTTCCTCATGATATTGGAATCAATGATCCATGGTTTGAAGTAAATGCTTATAACCTTTACAACACCGATAGGTGGAAAGACTTGAATCCAAAATTTGTTCTCCAAGTTTACAGGGATGTGGTTGCCACTGGTGATAAGAAGTTTGCAGAAGCTGTTTGGCCCTCTGTTTATGTTGCAATGGCTTATATGGACCAATTTGACAAGGACAAAGATGGAATGATTGAGAATGAAGGCTTCCCTGATCAAACTTACGATACATGGTCTGTATCTGGGGTGAGTGCATATAGTGGTGGCTTGTGGGTGGCAGCCTTGCAGGCTGCATCAGCCATGGCACGTGAAGTAGGTGATAAGGGTTCCGAGGATTacttttggtttaaatttcagaGGGCAAAGGCCGTGTATGAGAAGCTATGGAATGGTTCCTACTTCAATTTTGACTGTAGTGGAGGAAATGCAAGTTCTTCTATTCAAGCTGATCAATTAGCTGGGCAATG GTATGCTAGAGCCTGTGGTCTTTTCCCTATTGTTGATGAAGACAAGGCTAGAAGTGCACTAGAAAAGGTCTATAATTACAATGTCTTAAAGGTGAAGGATGGAAGGCGGGGGGCTGTCAATGGGATGCTACCTGATGGAACGGTTGACATGTCGTGTATGCAATCGAGAGAAATATGGTCCGGAGTCACATACGCCGTTGCTGCAACGATGATCCATGAAGATATGATTGATATGGCATTTCAGACTGCAGGTGGAATCCATGAAGCTGCATGGTCCAAAGAAGGACTTGG CTATTCTTTTCAAACTCCAGAAGGTTGGAACACCAAGGACCAATGCAGATCTCTATGTTACATGCGCCCTTTGGCCATATGGGCCATGCAGTGGGCACTAACaagaacaaatatttttgaGCCAGAGATTAAACCAGAAGTGAAGGAAGATTCTTTATTTAGGCAACATTCTGGATTCTCCAAAGTTTCTCGCCTTTTAAAGTTGCCTGAAGAGGCAACATCTAGAAGTCTTTTACAAGTTGCATATGACTACACTAAGAAGAAAATTGGGATGTAA
- the LOC132178805 gene encoding uncharacterized protein LOC132178805 isoform X3 yields MLMQVFVSRSSGEKYSTVLCPGSPEVLKDTAVSGIGSWDWNLNGYNSTYHALFPRAWTVYEGEPDPDLRIVCRQISPVIPHNYKESSFPVSAFTFTLHNSGKTAADVTLLFTWANSVGGLSEFSGQHSNSRIMVKDGVHGVLLHHKTANGQPPVTFAIAAEETDGIHVSECPCFLISGNSQGISAKEMWQEIKEYGSFDRLNSTKPAVPSEPGSSIGAAIAASITIPANATRSVTFSLAWDCPEVNFLSGKTYYRRYTKFYGTHGDAAARIAHDAILEHDHWESQIEAWQRPILDDKRLPEWYPITLFNELYFLNSGGTVWTDGSPPVHSLVSIVKRKFSLDRSRSGLKDIVDVYHQNDTAADVLERMTSKLEQIHTTISSNSALGTNLLQKGEENIGQFLFLEGIEYHMWNTNDVSFYSSFALVMLFPKIELSIQRDFAAAVMMHDPSKMKLLHDGQLVPRKVLGAVPHDIGINDPWFEVNAYNLYNTDRWKDLNPKFVLQVYRDVVATGDKKFAEAVWPSVYVAMAYMDQFDKDKDGMIENEGFPDQTYDTWSVSGVSAYSGGLWVAALQAASAMAREVGDKGSEDYFWFKFQRAKAVYEKLWNGSYFNFDCSGGNASSSIQADQLAGQWYARACGLFPIVDEDKARSALEKVYNYNVLKVKDGRRGAVNGMLPDGTVDMSCMQSREIWSGVTYAVAATMIHEDMIDMAFQTAGGIHEAAWSKEGLGYSFQTPEGWNTKDQCRSLCYMRPLAIWAMQWALTRTNIFEPEIKPEVKEDSLFRQHSGFSKVSRLLKLPEEATSRSLLQVAYDYTKKKIGM; encoded by the exons ATGCTCATGCAGGTATTTGTTTCGCGCTCAAGTGGTGAAAAGTATTCTACGGTACTGTGCCCGGGGAGTCCAGAGGTGCTTAA AGACACTGCAGTTTCAGGTATTGGATCTTGGGACTGGAATCTGAATGGATACAACTCTACATATCATGCTCTATTCCCAAGGGCTTGGACTGTATATGAGG GTGAACCTGACCCGGACCTTAGAATAGTTTGTCGTCAAATTTCGCCTGTTATCCCCCATAATTACAAGGAGAGCAGCTTCCCTGTCTCAGCGTTTACTTTCACG cTGCACAATTCTGGAAAGACTGCTGCAGATGTTACCTTGCTGTTCACATGGGCA AATTCTGTTGGAGGACTTTCTGAATTTTCTGGTCAGCACTCCAATTCTAGAATAAT GGTGAAGGATGGTGTGCATGGTGTACTTCTACATCACAA GACAGCAAATGGACAACCCCCTGTGACCTTTGCAATTGCAGCAGAGGAGACAGATGGTATTCACGTCTCTGAGTGCCCCTGCTTTTTGATATCGGGTAACTCTCAGGGTATTTCAGCAAAAGAGATGTGGCAGGAAATAAAGGAG TATGGATCATTTGACCGGCTTAATTCCACCAAACCGGCAGTGCCTTCAGAACCAGGATCATCTATTGGGGCAGCTATTGCTGCTTCTATTACAATTCCAGCAAATGCCACTCGTTCTGTTACATTCTCATTGGCATGGGACTGCCCTGAAGTAAACTTTTTGAGTGGAAAAACTTATTACAG GCGTTACACAAAATTTTATGGTACTCATGGTGATGCTGCTGCCAGGATTGCACATGATGCTATTCTCG AGCATGACCATTGGGAGTCCCAGATAGAAGCATGGCAAAGGCCAATTCTTGATGACAAGAGGCTTCCTGAATG GTACCCTATCACTCTCTTTAATGagctttattttcttaattcagGGGGTACAGTTTGGACAG ATGGATCACCTCCGGTGCATAGTTTAGTAAGCATTGTAAAAAGGAAGTTTTCCCTTGACAGGTCCAGATCAGGTTTGAAGGACATTGTTGATGTATACCATCAAAATGATACTGCTGCTGATGTCCTTGAAAGGATGACTTCAAAACTTGAGCAAATTCACACTACAATCTCATCAAATTCTGCATTGGGGACAAATCTGCttcaaaaaggagaagaaaacatTGGGcaattcctttttcttgaagGGATTGAATATCACATGTGGAACACCAATGATGTCAGTTTTTACTCATCTTTTGCATTAGTTATGCTATTTCCAAAAATTGAACTTAGCATCCAAAGAGACTTTGCAGCGGCAGTAATGATGCATGATCCCAGTAAGATGAAACTTTTACACGATGGACAGTTGGTCCCTAGAAAGGTTCTTGGAGCTGTTCCTCATGATATTGGAATCAATGATCCATGGTTTGAAGTAAATGCTTATAACCTTTACAACACCGATAGGTGGAAAGACTTGAATCCAAAATTTGTTCTCCAAGTTTACAGGGATGTGGTTGCCACTGGTGATAAGAAGTTTGCAGAAGCTGTTTGGCCCTCTGTTTATGTTGCAATGGCTTATATGGACCAATTTGACAAGGACAAAGATGGAATGATTGAGAATGAAGGCTTCCCTGATCAAACTTACGATACATGGTCTGTATCTGGGGTGAGTGCATATAGTGGTGGCTTGTGGGTGGCAGCCTTGCAGGCTGCATCAGCCATGGCACGTGAAGTAGGTGATAAGGGTTCCGAGGATTacttttggtttaaatttcagaGGGCAAAGGCCGTGTATGAGAAGCTATGGAATGGTTCCTACTTCAATTTTGACTGTAGTGGAGGAAATGCAAGTTCTTCTATTCAAGCTGATCAATTAGCTGGGCAATG GTATGCTAGAGCCTGTGGTCTTTTCCCTATTGTTGATGAAGACAAGGCTAGAAGTGCACTAGAAAAGGTCTATAATTACAATGTCTTAAAGGTGAAGGATGGAAGGCGGGGGGCTGTCAATGGGATGCTACCTGATGGAACGGTTGACATGTCGTGTATGCAATCGAGAGAAATATGGTCCGGAGTCACATACGCCGTTGCTGCAACGATGATCCATGAAGATATGATTGATATGGCATTTCAGACTGCAGGTGGAATCCATGAAGCTGCATGGTCCAAAGAAGGACTTGG CTATTCTTTTCAAACTCCAGAAGGTTGGAACACCAAGGACCAATGCAGATCTCTATGTTACATGCGCCCTTTGGCCATATGGGCCATGCAGTGGGCACTAACaagaacaaatatttttgaGCCAGAGATTAAACCAGAAGTGAAGGAAGATTCTTTATTTAGGCAACATTCTGGATTCTCCAAAGTTTCTCGCCTTTTAAAGTTGCCTGAAGAGGCAACATCTAGAAGTCTTTTACAAGTTGCATATGACTACACTAAGAAGAAAATTGGGATGTAA
- the LOC132178776 gene encoding cytochrome c-like, which translates to MASFDQAPPGDPKVGEKVFKTKCAQCHSVDKGAGHKQGPNLNGLFGRQSGTTPGYSYSTANKNMAVTWEEKTLYDYLLNPKKYIPGTKMVFPGLKKPQERADLIAYLKQATA; encoded by the exons atggCGAGCTTCGATCAAGCTCCACCCGGTGATCCCAAGGTGGGAGAGAAGGTATTCAAGACCAAGTGCGCCCAGTGCCACTCCGTTGACAAAGGCGCTGGTCACAAacaag GTCCTAATCTGAATGGTCTTTTCGGAAGGCAGTCTGGCACAACTCCTGGGTACTCCTATTCTACTGCAAACAAGAACATGGCCGTTACTTGGGAAGAGAAGACGTTGTATGATTACTTGCTTAATCCAAAGAAG TACATTCCTGGAACAAAGATGGTTTTCCCTGGATTGAAGAAGCCACAGGAGCGTGCGGACCTCATTGCTTATCTGAAGCAAGCAACTGCCTGA